A single genomic interval of Hydractinia symbiolongicarpus strain clone_291-10 chromosome 8, HSymV2.1, whole genome shotgun sequence harbors:
- the LOC130654779 gene encoding stromal membrane-associated protein 1-like, with amino-acid sequence MSTRAEKALKAQKEKHHAILRELVKATSNKTCADCLAKGPRWASWSLGVFICIRCAGIHRNLGVHISKVKSVDLDSWSTEQIEHILKWGNKRAAEYYECYLPTDFTRPQGNHAVESFIRNKYEKKLYKKKDGEPEPNPTTRLDKLGGTSAPAEKENKAQSQNPSRRRERPEKKVVEEKPNNTILTMASQNQATENPASAAKLSVAHHQVKSSSMNDLLSLDHPGPTTPDVKPSASSNDLLNFGLFSDPVPTQQAPDPFQLNDQSNSLLQTHSTNDPFQNSEVKNESPKSTKESIMSLYSSGNTGQQKMFGVPGGVYMNQQQMPSQQMYAGYPQKTMPNQMTHMNAQMQHMNLNTGPQMHMMQQQNQQQTGFGQQGGYNQLGYNQGFNQPQGNYNQRFNAANQFTQQGYNTNMYGNVMNQQVGGFNRPSFPSNMQQSHVGNTMGKNVMGNTAWSANQNLSGGMAQQQQLRANGNVSMNFNMNSGMNSMGHTMNNQLWN; translated from the exons ATGTCAACAAGAGCTGAAAAAGCTCTAAAGGCCCAGAAAGAAAAGCATCACGCAATTCTCAGGGAATTGGTTAAAGCGACATCTAACAAAACATGCGCTGATTGTTTGGCTAAAG GACCAAGATGGGCTTCTTGGAGTTTAGGTGTGTTTATATGTATACGATGTGCTGGAATACATCGCAACTTAGGTGTTCATATCTCAAAAGTAAAATCAGTTGACCTTGATTCATGGAGTACTGAACAAATAGAG caCATTTTGAAATGGGGAAATAAACGTGCTGCAGAATATTATGAATGTTATTTACCAACGGATTTCACTAGACCTCAAGGCAATCA TGCTGTTGAATCATTCATTCGAAATAAATATGAGAAAAAGTTATACAAGAAGAAAGATGGCGAGCCTGAGCCTAACCCTACTACAAGATTAGATAAACTTGGAGGGACCAGTGCACCTGCAGAGAAAGAAAACAAG GCACAATCACAGAATCCCAGTAGAAGACGAGAAAGACCAGAAAAGAAAGTAGTTGAAGAGAAACCCAACAACACGATCTTAACAATGGCTTCTCAAAAT CAAGCCACAGAAAATCCTGCATCTGCAGCAAAACTGTCAGTTGCACATCATCAAGTAAAGAGCTCCTCGATGAATGATTTGTTGTCCTTGGATCATCCTGGACCAACCACACCAGATGTAAAACCATCTGCAAGCAGTAATGATTTACTCAACTTCGGCTTA ttttctgaTCCCGTTCCTACGCAACAAGCACCAGATCCGTTTCAGTTGAATGATCAGTCAAATAGTTTACTGCAAACTCACAGTACAAACGACCCATTTCAAAATAGTGAAGTAAAAAACGAATCGCCAAAATCAACAAAAG AATCTATAATGTCGTTGTATTCGAGTGGGAACACTGGTCAACAGAAAATGTTTGGTGTACCAGGTGGTGTCTATATGAATCAACAACAAATGCCTTCACAACAAATGTACGCAGGATACCCTCAGAAGACTATGCCCAACCAG ATGACGCATATGAACGCACAAATGCAGCACATGAATTTAAATACTGGTCCCCAAATGCACATGATGCAACAGCAAAATCAGCAACAAACAGGCTTTGGTCAGCAAGGAGGTTATAACCAACTAGGGTACAATCAAGGTTTTAACCAACCTCAAGGTAATTACAATCAACGATTTAATGCGGCGAACCAGTTCACCCAGCAAGGTTACAACACAAATATGTACGGTAATGTGATGAATCAGCAAGTGGGAGGGTTTAATCGTCCATCCTTCCCAAGCAACATGCAACAAAGTCATGTAGGTAACACGATGGGAAAAAATGTAATGGGGAACACTGCTTGGTCAGCTAACCAAAACTTGTCTGGAGGAATGGCGCAACAACAACAGTTACGGGCTAACGGTAATGTGTCGATGAACTTTAATATGAATAGTGGAATGAATAGTATGGGACATACAATGAATAATCAACTGTGGAATTAA